DNA from Nitrospirota bacterium:
TCATTTTCAATGGGACAGGTTTTTGTGCAGATATGCGGACATCGCAGACAATTAAACCAGTCGTTCAGGCCTTTACAGAAGTCCAAAATACCCCCTACAGATTGTGGCTCATGGTAGTGTTTAGTCAATTAAACCACAATATGTGGTATTTGTCAAGAAAAAAATGCAGGCTACTTAAGGCGTTGATTTCAAAGAATTTTTCCTGTGAAATAGGTGTTGGTGAAATGTTAAGAAAATTTTGGAAAAGAATCTTGCTATGAAAACAGATCGAAATGCTATATAATATGCCCATGATGGATGGAATAAATGCAGATACAAAGGTTTCAACTTTATTCAGGGAATATCCCGAGACAGTCGACTATCTCCTCTCCCTCGGGCTATGTGAATGCAAGGACACTTTTGCCAAGGCACTCAAGGATGTTGCAAGTGAAAAAGGTCTTGATCTGGAAGAGTTTTTAAAGGAGATTAACAGCCGTGTGAGGTAATCTCCTTAACCTGCCCCGCCTTTTTCTGAATCAGCCTGACTTCTTCTGAACCCGGGGGTTTATGGACAGAACCCGCTCAGCCGTGCCTTCCTCTCCCATTCCATAACCCTGCGGTAATCCCTGAAAAGCCTTTCCCTTTCCCTGAATTCCCGTGTGTGGATGGCACGTCTTCCGTTCTTCCTTCTTAATATCCCGATATCAGCGTGCAGCATTTCATGGTAGACAATAAATTCGACAAAAAACCCCGGCACCCTGACGCAGTCCAGCCCCGGATTGATCCTGATGGTCTTTGTCTCTGAATTATAACTGCCGAGGGTCCTTTTCCTGACGGCCTTTTTCGGTGAGCGCTTTCCCCAGGTTATCACTGCATTGATCCCGTTGGAGAAATACTCCCTGTTCACCTTTTCAAATATCTCATGGAGATTATAAACCCTTCCCTCGGGCTCGACCCTGTCAGGGGTCCTGGACCTCTTTCTTACCCTCCACTGGTTTTTCCTGAAGAAGTCATGGACAAGGGGTGTCTTGATGGAGGGTTTTTTGATTAATTCCGCTATCTCAAGGATTACCTCCAGGGGGGCCTCGGTAAAGAGACGCTGTACCCTCAGGAGGACCCTGTCCCCTTCTCTTTTAAAGCTGACTATGCTTGTTCTGTTGTTTGTCAGGATAAGCTCTACAGGTCTGCAGACAGCTTGCTCTATAACCCTTTGAAGATTCATGGAAGTTCCCTGATGGTAAAATATATGGTCGGGGCGACTGGATTCGAACCAGCGGCACCCAACTCCCGAAGCTGGTGCGCTACCAGACTGCGCTACGCCCCGCCGATTAGATAATAAACACAATATTCAATCAGTCAAGAGCAAATTAAAATAGAATTTGACAATTATATTTTATGCTGTAGTGTGTAGGCTGTTTCATGCTATTATAAAGTAAATAGATGGTAAAGAGAGGAGGTTTTTAGAAATGGGTGACAAAATAAGTAGAAGAAAATTTCTTGGCAGGGCTACAGGAACAGTAGGAGGAATCGGTGCTGTGTGTGCGCTGTATCCTGTGGCCGAAAGCCTTCAGCCGAGCAAAGACGCTATGTCGCAATCTATAGCAAAAGTTGATATAAGCGGCATGCAAGATTTTGATCTCAAAAGCGTTCCTTTCAAAGGTAAACCGCTTTTTGTTATGAAATTTCCAGAGGGGTATAATTTAAAAAAATGGGGTGGCAAAGCTAAAGAGAGCACAAACTATGAGAAAATTAAACCGATACTGAAGAGACAGAAAAATGTTGTTGCCATAATAGGCGTATGTACTCACTTAGGCTGCATACCTATATGGGAAAAACATAGCGGACAAGGATACAAAGC
Protein-coding regions in this window:
- a CDS encoding SprT-like domain-containing protein, which translates into the protein MNLQRVIEQAVCRPVELILTNNRTSIVSFKREGDRVLLRVQRLFTEAPLEVILEIAELIKKPSIKTPLVHDFFRKNQWRVRKRSRTPDRVEPEGRVYNLHEIFEKVNREYFSNGINAVITWGKRSPKKAVRKRTLGSYNSETKTIRINPGLDCVRVPGFFVEFIVYHEMLHADIGILRRKNGRRAIHTREFRERERLFRDYRRVMEWERKARLSGFCP
- the petA gene encoding ubiquinol-cytochrome c reductase iron-sulfur subunit → MGDKISRRKFLGRATGTVGGIGAVCALYPVAESLQPSKDAMSQSIAKVDISGMQDFDLKSVPFKGKPLFVMKFPEGYNLKKWGGKAKESTNYEKIKPILKRQKNVVAIIGVCTHLGCIPIWEKHSGQGYKAPIYYCPCHGGVYTPWGDNIYGPHPRPLWLPKKQKLVGNILTVG